Within Saccharomycodes ludwigii strain NBRC 1722 chromosome IV, whole genome shotgun sequence, the genomic segment TATACACAATGCACAACATGTCtaatatacaaaatataatagaaatagaaaaataaaatatatttatcaaaaatttgattttcaGTGTAAAACCGTTCTTTTACATTAACATTAAAGGATCTATGGTATATAATCCAATTTACCAGATTTGTAATCAATAATGACTCGATTGCCATTTTGACTGTTAGCTTTACCAACTAAGGTTGGTAATTCTGtttgaataaatatttcCAGCTGATTATCATTCGCACGTTTATAGAATTCTTGCAATAACTTTGAACCATCAATGTTCAATTTTTCAGCTGACGTGTTTTGTAAACATGCTACAACACAATCTGTGCTGTATCCCTTAAAGGTGTTGGTTGATAAAGGTAAAGGAATGTGATGATATAATTCAtcttcaaaatatttatttaaagtttcATTTATGATCCTTAAATTTTCATCATTGTGGTCAGTAGTATGTTTTAGGTACTTTGAAAAGCATTCGATCCAAACAAAGTCGACCATAAACTTGAAACTTTCGTGGGTAAACTGGTTATGACTTTCCGACAACAACTTTAAAGcaatatatgtattattggtaatatatttatcgCCAACCatactgataataaatacCAATTGGCCTGGAGTcaatattttacaattatCGGTGCCTTGtttgttctttttgaaatttgcATTGTCTacaaatgttttattatcaaagcTTTCAATTAATTCTTTGTAAATTTCATTAAAAGCCTTTTCAAATTCATTAGAAGTATTGATATTCTTTAAATTATCTTGGAAACTTtcagataataataatttgtttacAACATCTTGTGTCTCAATGATTTTTAACTGGGTCTCAATATCGTTTAAAAATATGCATTTCTTTTCCTGGGTCTGAGTAGCTTCAGTATCTTcatttaaagaaatatcCAAAAGTAATGATAATTTGGCCACACtcaaatcaaaatttttaactCTTAAAGTTTGACCACTAGCGATATTTCTAACATCGCCGTTACCATTGGATTTATTCTCGTTGGTTGTATTGGCCACGGTAAACAAAATCTCACTAGCATCTTTGTATTTAGCAGATAAGATTTTTTCGATCCAAGTAACATCTCCATACTCTTCCTTGTTATCCTCTAAAAATAGTGCTAGTAAATCTGTATAATTAGGCTTTAAGTTAAAAATgtgaaataatttttccaaattgcCCTTATTTATCAGAAACTTACAAATTTCAATAGTTAAATGGTAACCATATTTGTCCAAATAGTATTCATAATAAGATGTTGGTATTTCATCTTctaaataatcaaaaacaaaaattaaacctTGTAAGTCATGGTAGAAATCTAACATTGAAATGCATTCATCTTTAAAACCAAGTTCAATTAGCTTTAAAACCCATTTCAAATGGTTATCTGAAAAAACCTGACacactttattttttccgttgttatctttattaaataattcataTTGAGCACACTggtaatataaaattttgattAAAACTAGTATGTCCCTTTTTTCATCTTGCAATTTAGCTATGGATAGAACGTTTAGTAAATCATTGATGTTGGATATTAGTTTAACATCAGTGAACCATGGAGCCTCTCCAAACTGTGAGGTTGGTACATAGGAGGAATCTAACCCAAAAATTTGATATCTGTACTTTAGTTCagaattttcaaaaacgGCGTCATTGATGGATTCAATTATTTGATGTAAAATTTCCTTTTGTAAAATCAAATTGGATGGGCTGCAAGCAATTTTAACGTTAAATTCGTGAATTGTGCCAGAAAATCTGTCCAAAAATTCGTCCAAGGGGTTATTTACGCCTTCAATTATCTGATACAAAATTTCATCTTGATCATAATAGTTGGTTGAATTGGTAACTACTAGAGATGATAGTGACgatgataaaaatttgtAGCAGCAAGCCATAATTTCgtatttgtttaataagGCTAGTTTCAAAGCATCCTCGACGACAGCACCAAAGTTTGTTTGCATATAGTTTAATAATTTCTCAAAGTATTCTAATCTTATTTTCAAGTGTTGAGTGTAAACAGCAATATTGGATCTTTTATCAAATTCTGAATCTGTACGACTTACTGGATGTATTGGTGGAATGTAAGGTGACTTGCTTGTCCATATTTCCTCAGcaacaacttttaaatcGTTTTCAATATCAGTTTTATTGATTTCTATGTTTGAAGGTATATTGAATTCGACTGGGTTACCATCATCTTTACAAGTTGTCATACGATGGAAATAAATATCTTGGTCAATGTGTGATTTAATGAATGTTTCTACGTTGCAAGGGGGCTCTCGAGGAAATGGTTGTAAGTcaagttttaaaacttgATCAATCCCAGAgtttataaacaaaactGAAGAATCGTGATTTCCAACATAACTTAAATTCATAGTTCCATTTTTGAAACTGATAATATCTTcccattttcttttaaatggATAATTAAAATCTAATTGAGAGTCAACTTGGAGTAAAACTATAGCATCATCtaataaaacatatatgGATATGTACGGGTCAGGATTTCCACCTCTTTCCATGTTAAAACTTACTTTAGCAACATGCAATTTAGTAGTGAATGAATTAGTGAAGTAAGTATTCAACCTATAGgttgaaaaaatatcaaaggAATTGGATTCTTcgccaataataattgtactcaaaatataattgaaCTTAGATTTATCGTAAACATCTGCTTGTATACGTGAAAGAATAACATATGCACATTTGTTGTCATTGTTAGCTAATTTGTGGCAATCCAAAAATTCCAAAGTATTTAGTGTGTAGGGATAAATTTCCTTTAGATATTCGATTAAAGGAGAATAAATGTTCAaactaaaatttttaatacttttcATATTGGATTGAATTTTccaattaattaattcacCATTTGAAGATAAACTTGTTACCAATTTCTGGCCTTTTAAAATGGATTcttcaacaaaaatagaaGAAATCTGAGTCACCAGAGCCTGTGATGGTAAAATTTTGTTCAACCAAGAAGTATTAATTAAGTATTcttttaaagataataagGGTTTCCCataaaaatcttttaatcCAACCAAAATCAACTTACCCAAAGATGTGGATACCAATACACCACAAGGTTCTATGTTAACTATATTTGTAACGTATTCGGAGTTGCTATTGTTAccatgatatttttttttcaatttcaaatctaatttttgaacaaaatttattttagcgttattattatctaaatCAACTGCAGAAGATGATAGCAACTCATCAAAGTAGTATAGTATCCCGGTATGTTTATTAACAACACACAATCCAGGCTGTTCTTTGTCTTCCATTGAAGTGGGCCATGTGAAAATGACCATCAAGGAATTCAAAGTGGTGGTGATTCCATTACCGtacttttcttcttctttttcttcttcttcttcttcttcctgtAAGAAAGGTACGGAAGTAATTGATGTATTTTTATGTAAACTCCTGTAATTCCAAAAGTGTAGcataaatttattgttaGCAGTTTGTGTAATTGCAATACCATAATCTGTATTGTCAtctaataaaacaattttatctTGTTTATAATGACCATCAGctaaaaatttcaaaatggGTGGCAAAGTGACAAGCTTATatctattattttcagttAAAATACGATCATTATCggaatgattatttttaaagtttgaAATTTCTTGCGGTAAATCTTGTAAGCTATCATCCAATGAAGTATTAATATCTTGCTGTTGGGATGGTGCTAGCAATGTTTGACTGGTGGAATTATAAGAGGGTATAgaaattttgttattattttcattttccaaTAGCTCCTTTCTTGGTTTAAACATAATTGGcattttgttatttgttCTTGTTTTCGTTATTTTAgtgttttatatttcttgtgttttttttttttttccttttttttttttttttagtgtttgttgattttttttttttttctttttttttttctttttcatttctttttcatttctttttctaatttaatGTCCTTCGGTATTTAGGATACTTCAGGTAACCGGACAGCACCAATTTTTGAACTATGCacaacttttaatattttaatcgtttctttttcatttttgtttatttttgaaatagaaaaaaagaacagcAAATGACATCAAATTAatatctgttttttttgttttcttcctttcttttctttccatttttgttattattactatttttactttttatttttttttttttcagatttattatttattgatgTGATATGTTATAATATAACTAGTAGTAGCTCAATCTAAAGACATAAAcccaagaaaaaaaggaaaaaaataaaataaaaatcgggataataatgattagAACAATTAACCCTAAGAATGCTAGAGCTAAAAGAGCTTTGGACAAAAAAGACTCCAAATTGGTCGAAAATGTTAAAAGAGCTCTATTTATCCCAGGTCAAACTAGCAACAAATTATTACATGATGTTCTAGTTGATTTAagtaatttgaaaaaaccTGATATTAAGAGGTTCACCAAAAAGAATCAAATTCTACCATTTGAAGATTCCTCAACTTTGGAATTTTTCAGTGAGAAAAATGATTGTTCCTTACTGGTTTTGAGCACTAACTCTAAGAAAAGACCAAATAACTTAACATTTGTTAGGACTTTTGGTTATAAGATATATGATATGATTGAATTGCAATTAGtcaataattataaattattagaagattttaaaaaagctACATTTAATATTGGTTTAAAACCAATGTTCTCCTTCCAAGGTGCTTGTTTCGATGTTCATCCGGTTTATAAACATATTAAATCTTtgtttttggatttttaCAGAGGTGAAGTCACTGACTTACAGGATGTTGCTGGTTTGCAACACGTTATTTCCATATCTGTCGAACATGATTTTGATGAAACTGTTAATTCTGAATTGCCAAACATTCTATTCCGTGTTTACAAACTCAAAACCTATAAGAGTGAGGTTGGAGGCCGCAAATTACCACGTGTGGAATTAGAAGAAGTCGGGCCAAGGTTTGACTTTAAAATTGGTAGAATACACACTCCATCCCAAGATTTGGTTAAAGAAGCTCataaaaaaccaaaacaaCCTGCTGGTCATAATGCCACTTTAGATTTAGGAAAGAATATTGAATTGGATGTCATGGGCGATAAAGTTGGTAGAATCCATATGGGTAAGCAAGACTTGAACAAATTacaaacaagaaaaatgaaaggtCTTAAGTCTAGATTTGACCAAAATGAGAGCGAAGAAGATATGGAAGATTATTTGAATGAAGATGAACGTGATTTGATTGAGGAGGAAAATTTCGTAACCGCTGAGGATATACAAGATGAGGGTCCAATgctaaagaaaataaaaaaataaggatAATTAACTTAtacttttatataaataaaaaaaaaaaaaaagtaaataaattaaaatgtatattattactattattaaatttttttttttccccctaaAGTCGAGGCCTTGATTAAACATAGTTAACTTGCCTAATATGTGTATTGTATTACTTAAATAGTAGTTTAAGATAGAACTTAAgaataaatcaataaataataataataataacataatGCCTAGAAACAATGAGATTGccttttataatatttgttgctttaatttttctctGTTTTCCACTAATCTTAACATATTTCTTAACAGCATACAAATTGTAACTTTCCCCGTACTTGGAACGTACAAGGAagctttttctttaacatcgtcattcaaatttttatggaaagaaaaatttatgACAACAGCACCTTCCTTGATATATTCGGTAGGAAACTTGTAATTAGGACTTGGAACACCAGTAATTATGACATCAGCATCTTTGCACACTTTTTCTAGTAAAACAGGTTCATTATCACCCAAATCTTGCACTTGATGCTTACTAAATTTTAAACCTTCACCTCTAgtaaatttttgaatattatcaatatcaaCACTATATACAGTAGCACCATCATTAGCTAGTAATGCAGCTAAAGGTCTCCCCACAATTTCAGATCTATTTATAACAGCAACTTTTTTGCCATATAATCTGTTGCCCTCTGGTAATAAAACGTTGTAGACCTTTAAAAATTCCAAGATTTTAACTAAAGCCAAAGGGGTACAAGGCAAAATACTTTTCaaagttttgttttcatcTAAATATCTAATATTATGGTACAtgttttgataataaacatGATTTAAGCCTTCGACGTCCTTTTCCATACTAACAACTTGCTGTAAGTATTGATCTTGGGCATTACCAAAAACTGGGAAATAGACCATTATACCATCAACGGCATCATCTCTATTAGCTTCGATGATAGATTCTTCcaaaaaatctttatttGCGATTCTTCTTAATTCATAGTTGAAACCCATTGATTTGCAAGTTTTTTCAGTCCATTTAGCATAAGATTCTGCAGCTGGATCGTCGTTAGCCAAAAATCCGACTAATAAAGGTGCAGCATgattttctcttctttgAATAATCtctttaactttttcttcgATTTCTTGATTATAACATTTAGCAATAGTGGATGCTAAAATGGTACGACCTGCAACTGTAGATGACATTTtactattttgttttgtttggtttggttttgttttgttcgATTTGGTTTTCTCAGTTAAGTGGAACGtgtaaagaaatatattatgGTTTGTGaccttatatatatatatttgtatatttgTTTAGTTAATTATTACAACACGAttgtctttatttttaattaaaattatttaaaattaaattaattaaaattgaattaaattaaattaaattaaattaaattaaattaaattaaattaaattaaactttttatttttattttaaacaagGTTGACTTATTTTCTTAGGATTAGAAATGGTCCATAAGCTTTAAGAAAAAGTGCGGTTTGATTTCAAAATAAGTACAATCAGCTTGCTGACTAGCAAAAATAGTATTTTGTATGTGTTTTTCTGTCTCatcactaaaaaaaaaaaaatgtatatgtacaatatataaatatattagcAATCAGAGTCAAAacaggaaaagaaaagaaaaaaaaaaaaaaagaaaaatagaaGTCAATAAATTCTAGTTTGTATTCGGACTTTCGGACTATCCCCTTTTTTGTTGCCATTCGTTTATAAGAAATGTTTATGTAAATCATTATCTTgctttgttgttatttttagtttgtttccttttcctaCTTTTCTTGCCTTTGtttatacaaataataatatctttgttGCAAAGTTaatcaatcaaataatcAACAGCCACTCACAACATCAAGTATctgttttatatatttccacatttcttcttttttttttttttttttttttctgaaaaaaatgggACTAAAGAAATCATCCTCTAGTAGAGatataaaccaaaaaaCAAGTTCTCCATCCTTGTTTTCCTCCCTAATGAAATCATGGAGTCACTCGGGTCATAGCCCGACCAGATCTAATAGTAAAGCCTATTCAAGTAGTACcactgataataataatctagGTTATGCAAGTGACACAAGCAGTAATGATGGTACTGCAAATCAATTAACAAGAAAGAACTCTAGTcgtagtggtagtaactCCTTTACTAATGTTAATGATATCTATAGAATGACAAAACCTATAATGCCAACAAATCACCATCATAGCAATAATcatagtagtagtagtagtattttattaaacaataataacaccaatACTGGTAATATCAATAGCTCTACCATTAAAAAGTCGCATCATAAATTTAGCGATTCCAATGAGGATTGGAGTGCAGTTGTTGATGACTATAATATGCCACCTTCAATGGATTTTTTTACAGACTATTTATCGAAAAATTCTAATACTAATATGATGTTAGGGCCTTCTCCCGtcttatcaaaaaaaaacagtggacataataataataataataattacacCAGTGGCAGCAGTAgcagtagtaataatagtaacaataaaaattctgGTACAATTACATATCCAAAATTGACTGAGCATAACTACCACCTAGAACTAGAAAATGAAAGGGAGCTGCAAGAACTAAATTCTAAATTAACaagaattaataaatttgacCAAATTTTATCGTCCTCCTCTATCATAAACTTAGctgaattgaaaaaattgagtTGGAACGGAATTCCAATGGGTCACAGACCTTTAGTTTGGAAACTATTAATTGGTTACCTACCagccaataaaaaaagacatgAGATTTTAATACAGCGAAAACGTAAGGAATATAAAACAGGAATATATCATATATTTTCACCCCAGCATACAAGAGATCAACCCACATGGCATCAAATAGAAATTGATATACCAAGAACCAATCCGCATATAAAATTGTATCAGTTTCCAAGTGTTCAAAAAagtttacaaaaaattttatatttctgGGCGATAAGACATCCAGCAAGTGGGTATGTTCAAGGTATTAATGATTTGGTTACTCcgtttttccaaattttccTAACTTCCTATTTGCCAGAACACCAAAAGGCCAAAGTCTGCGATATCGATCCCGAAACATATTTGACCGAAGAAAATTTTGCTGAAGTTGAAGCAGATTCATTTTGGTGCTTGTCTAAGTTCTTAGACACCATTATTGATAATTACATTCATGGACAACCAGGTATTATGAAACAAGTCAGTAATTTGGAATCTTTGTGCAAGAGGATAGATGGCCAACTATATAAACatttgaaaaaggaaaacgTAGAATTTGTGCAATTTGCCTTTAGGTGGATGAATTGTTTATTAATGAGGGAAGTTCCCATAGATATTGTTATCAGAATGTGGGACACTTATTTGTCAGAAACTTCATCTGATGATAACGATGGTGGTGTAGATAGTGCTGGTGCACGCAAGGGAAGCGGGTCTTCaaatatgaaaatgatgatgaataacaataatacatTAAGCGACGGCACTGTTACTCCCAATGGTGTCGCTCAGAATGCCAATGATCTTATTAATATTCCAACACATGCAAATGAAAGtgttaacaataataataatactaataataacagtggtagtaataaaagaaagacATCATTAAGTGAATTTCACGTATTTGTTTGTGCTGCATTTTTGGAAACGTGGAGTAATTCACTATTAGATATGGATTTTCAAGgtataataacatttttacaAAACGTACCCACTGCTAACTGGGGGgaaaaagatattgaaatattattaagtGAAGCATACATGTGGCAGACCTTATATAAAGATGCCACTTCACATTGGTTATAGTTGTTATGAATGCAGTACTTTATCgtgtttctttttaatgcTCCCTTATTTTACTTTCAATAATCAACTATACAAAGAATAGACGTGTAAACTCACAATAACATATGCCATTTCGATTGAATTTTAAAtgttaaaatcaaaaatgaCAATGAATGTgaataacaaaatagaaATGGATATGCAATGGCTTTTTcctagaaaaaaaataaataaataaataaaactttccttttttttttttttttttttttcttttcttttttttttttcttttttttcttttttttctttttcttttttttctttttttcttcaaataacttcaaaatattcaagCTCTTCGTAAGTTAAATCATAATTCATACAAATCTTGCTAAATGATTTTTaaaccatttttaattcgGCGATAAAGGACATATGTtacgttattattaaacacttttataaaatatatatatatatatatatagtatcCACCACTCTCTAGGGTTATTATTCCAATTTAGCTGTTCTATTCCGTTTTGTTAGACCTCATTCACAAGGAAACAAAAGggaaagagaaaataaaaaaaagaaagaaaaaattgattaacattgattttaaaatcattaaaaactaGGTTCGTTAATACCTGGCAATTGAAGCAATATTGGCCccataaaattatttatattaacaATACCAGGCCAATTCATTTGATTACTTTAAAGAAAAggttaaaagatttaaaaaggaaaaagataGTTCGGCAACAACAGCATCAATCACAACAACAAtctgttaaaaaaaatcaaaagcCTTCCTATTGTAACTCACacgaaaatattattatgaataacAAGATTGGAAATCAAAGACAAAATAGTATGTTTGAAATAAGCACAATTACACACCCAACTTTAGACACCAAACatccattgttattattacgtTCAGAACATGGTGATCGCTATTTATTTGGTAAAGTTCCAGAGGGTTCACAAAGGGTTTTTTTAGAGCATAAGTTTAAAATGCAAAATGttaaaacaatttatttGACGGGTGAATTAGATTGGGCTAGTATTGGTGGATTGCCCGGTATGATTTTAACAGCCGCTGACCAAGGGAAAACAGATTTAAATATAGTATATCCCAATAAGATTAtgaattatattataagtACTTGGAGGTATTTTGTGTTTAGATTCggtataaaattaaatgtatTTACACGTGAAGAAGAGGTTGTTACAGAGTCATGCATAAAAGTTAAaccgaatattataaaattaagcCAAAGCCCTACTGATCAAATAAACAACGTATGTAATGATACTTTATCCAGAATAATCGGTAAAATGTTCCCAATAAAATCACCAACTGCAAAATATGATCCATCAGCAGatccaaatataaatgttgAACTACCCTTAAATTATAGAATTCCTAAAGAATCTGTTTCTTATGAAATTGAATTTGCTCCAGTTAGAGGTAAGTTCGATATTAATGAAGCTAGACGTTTAAATATTCCACCAGGACCATTATACAGTGCACTAACAAAGGGACAAAGTGTTACTTTGACAGATGGTACTATTATCAAGCCGGAACAAGTTGTGGGCAAATCTAGATCCTATCCGAAAATTTTAATCTTGGACATTCCCAATAATGAATAtcttattaaatttaaagagTATTATGAAAGTTATAAGGGAGCCGATGAACTGGCCTGTGTTTACTATTTTCTAGGTGAAGACTTGGAAATTAACCAAGAACTATGCTCATTTATGGAATTTTTTAACTCACCCAACACTAAACACATTGTTTCACATCCCAAAGTGTGTTCTAATAGTCTAGTCTTTGTAGGTTCTGCTCtatctattttaaaattgaaaatggtGAACAACGAAAACTATAACTTGCCCATTGAGGACCGTATTTATTCTAAAGATTTCTATGACACTTTTAACCATCGATTACCATTAAAAAACAGTACTTTAAGCCAAACTAATGAGATTTTACCTCTAAGCACAAGTTTAATTAAGGAAAACGTgcttgttttaaataagcAAGACTCTATTTTATTGGAGCCTTTTATTGAAGGTGAAGAACAGATTAAGTTAGCTGTTACTAAACaacataatttaaaattaaaaggtatatttaaaaacatgGTGGATTGCATCCTCCCAGAGGAACTAAAGGCTGATTTTGCTCcaaactttgaaaaaaatattgaaaatgaaatacTAAAACCGCATTTCAACACCAAAGAAACTGAAGGTCAGGTCGAAGTTGTTACATTTGGCACAGGTAGCTCATTACCTTCGAAATATAGAAATGTTATTTCTACCTTGGTTAAAATACCGTATAGCTTGAATGGTAAGTATCataatagaaatattattctAGATGCTGGTGAAAACACTTTGGGTTTCATACATAGACATTTTAGTAGTGCAAAAGTTGGTGAATTGTTTaaagatttgaaaatgatttatttaagtCATTTGCATGCAGATCATCATTTAGGTATCATCAGTATATTGCAAGAATGGTATAAGCATAACAAAGACGACAAAAATgctatattatatttaatttcacCATGGCAATACAACAAATTTGTTTCAGAGTGGTTAAGTTTACAGAATGCAGATTTGTTAACTAGAATACATTATATCAGCTGTGAACATTTGATTGATGGTAATTTTGTTAGAAAGGAAACAAAGCCGATACCATTTGTTCAGCTAGAATCATTTTTGGAAACTTTTAGGAAAGATTCAGCAGgtaatgatgaaaataataaatataaaaaaagaaaatttgaCCTCCTGGAAGGTTCTTCTTTTAGGGATATTGcaatgattaaaaaaatgtgtaAAGATTTGTCGATCAAAGAATTCAAAACTTGTAAAGCGAAACATTGTGAGTGGGCTTATTCAAATAGTATAACATTTTATACTAGCTCTGAAAACAATGCTACCTTTAAAGTTTCTTATTCTGGCGACACTAGACCTAATATTGAACATTTTAGCTCAAAAATTGGTTATAATTCAGATTTATTGATTCATGAAGCGACATTTGATGACACTATGCAAGAAGATgcttataaaaaaaggcatTCTACCTTTAGTGAAGTTGTCAGTGTTGCAAAAGCCATGAAGGCAAAGAAGTTGTTGTTTACACATTTTTCCCAAAGATATCCGCATTTCCctgatattaaaaatatgaatGATATGCCAGTGGCAGAATACTGTTTTGCTTTTGATGGCACCATTTTATCCTGGAAcaattttggaaaacaaATGGCTTCAATTCCAACCTTGAAAAAGCTATTTCCAATTAATGCTACAGAAGAAGAcgaagaaaatgaagaaaagaaagctGAACAAATTGTTCAAGATGATGAATGAtacctttttttccccctattttgtttttactaTGTATGTACAATATAGAAAAGTacttgtaaaaaaaaaaaaaaaaaaaaaaaaatgaatcaTATTAAATTTGGTATATGTGTATTACAAAGAGTTTTGGTAGAATGTTTCCCATATTTCTATAACTTCTTTTTGTGTTTCAATGGCGGATTCCAAATAAATTTCAATGCTGTTTCTAAATTCTTCAATCCTTGACTTGTCAAAATTTGACATTTCCTTTCTAATTAATTTTCCAACAGATTTCCAATGGGCCTGGGTTAGAGAATATCTTTTTTGCAAAAGAGATAATTCCTCTTGCTGTTTGGCAATTTTGTCTGGTTTAGATCTAGATAATGAATTTTTGGACTCGTTGATCAAATGTTcgaaaaaaaccaaaatgCTACCCAATTTATGTCTTTGGTTTAAAATTGCCCTGCAACTATAAACCACCCTTAAGTATTCTTCTAAGGTTGATGCAAGAATCAACTCCTCCATCTGTGAACTTCTACATAAGGAAGACTTAATTTGTAGTTGCACAtcagaaaaatttttaaaaacatttgttAATTTGCTTGTTACATTTAATTCAATCAACTGTTGCATCGATTTAGAAAATTCTTCTGTCACGTTAGCCAAGTCCTTCCTTTGTTCATTAA encodes:
- the RPF2 gene encoding rRNA-binding ribosome biosynthesis protein RPF2 (similar to Saccharomyces cerevisiae YKR081C | RPF2 | Ribosome Production Factor), which codes for MIRTINPKNARAKRALDKKDSKLVENVKRALFIPGQTSNKLLHDVLVDLSNLKKPDIKRFTKKNQILPFEDSSTLEFFSEKNDCSLLVLSTNSKKRPNNLTFVRTFGYKIYDMIELQLVNNYKLLEDFKKATFNIGLKPMFSFQGACFDVHPVYKHIKSLFLDFYRGEVTDLQDVAGLQHVISISVEHDFDETVNSELPNILFRVYKLKTYKSEVGGRKLPRVELEEVGPRFDFKIGRIHTPSQDLVKEAHKKPKQPAGHNATLDLGKNIELDVMGDKVGRIHMGKQDLNKLQTRKMKGLKSRFDQNESEEDMEDYLNEDERDLIEEENFVTAEDIQDEGPMLKKIKK
- the MTD1 gene encoding methylenetetrahydrofolate dehydrogenase (NAD(+)) (similar to Saccharomyces cerevisiae YKR080W | MTD1 | Methylene Tetrahydrafolate Dehydrogenase) is translated as MSSTVAGRTILASTIAKCYNQEIEEKVKEIIQRRENHAAPLLVGFLANDDPAAESYAKWTEKTCKSMGFNYELRRIANKDFLEESIIEANRDDAVDGIMVYFPVFGNAQDQYLQQVVSMEKDVEGLNHVYYQNMYHNIRYLDENKTLKSILPCTPLALVKILEFLKVYNVLLPEGNRLYGKKVAVINRSEIVGRPLAALLANDGATVYSVDIDNIQKFTRGEGLKFSKHQVQDLGDNEPVLLEKVCKDADVIITGVPSPNYKFPTEYIKEGAVVINFSFHKNLNDDVKEKASLYVPSTGKVTICMLLRNMLRLVENREKLKQQIL
- the NUP133 gene encoding Nup133p (similar to Saccharomyces cerevisiae YKR082W | NUP133 | NUclear Pore), giving the protein MPIMFKPRKELLENENNNKISIPSYNSTSQTLLAPSQQQDINTSLDDSLQDLPQEISNFKNNHSDNDRILTENNRYKLVTLPPILKFLADGHYKQDKIVLLDDNTDYGIAITQTANNKFMLHFWNYRSLHKNTSITSVPFLQEEEEEEEKEEEKYGNGITTTLNSLMVIFTWPTSMEDKEQPGLCVVNKHTGILYYFDELLSSSAVDLDNNNAKINFVQKLDLKLKKKYHGNNSNSEYVTNIVNIEPCGVLVSTSLGKLILVGLKDFYGKPLLSLKEYLINTSWLNKILPSQALVTQISSIFVEESILKGQKLVTSLSSNGELINWKIQSNMKSIKNFSLNIYSPLIEYLKEIYPYTLNTLEFLDCHKLANNDNKCAYVILSRIQADVYDKSKFNYILSTIIIGEESNSFDIFSTYRLNTYFTNSFTTKLHVAKVSFNMERGGNPDPYISIYVLLDDAIVLLQVDSQLDFNYPFKRKWEDIISFKNGTMNLSYVGNHDSSVLFINSGIDQVLKLDLQPFPREPPCNVETFIKSHIDQDIYFHRMTTCKDDGNPVEFNIPSNIEINKTDIENDLKVVAEEIWTSKSPYIPPIHPVSRTDSEFDKRSNIAVYTQHLKIRLEYFEKLLNYMQTNFGAVVEDALKLALLNKYEIMACCYKFLSSSLSSLVVTNSTNYYDQDEILYQIIEGVNNPLDEFLDRFSGTIHEFNVKIACSPSNLILQKEILHQIIESINDAVFENSELKYRYQIFGLDSSYVPTSQFGEAPWFTDVKLISNINDLLNVLSIAKLQDEKRDILVLIKILYYQCAQYELFNKDNNGKNKVCQVFSDNHLKWVLKLIELGFKDECISMLDFYHDLQGLIFVFDYLEDEIPTSYYEYYLDKYGYHLTIEICKFLINKGNLEKLFHIFNLKPNYTDLLALFLEDNKEEYGDVTWIEKILSAKYKDASEILFTVANTTNENKSNGNGDVRNIASGQTLRVKNFDLSVAKLSLLLDISLNEDTEATQTQEKKCIFLNDIETQLKIIETQDVVNKLLLSESFQDNLKNINTSNEFEKAFNEIYKELIESFDNKTFVDNANFKKNKQGTDNCKILTPGQLVFIISMVGDKYITNNTYIALKLLSESHNQFTHESFKFMVDFVWIECFSKYLKHTTDHNDENLRIINETLNKYFEDELYHHIPLPLSTNTFKGYSTDCVVACLQNTSAEKLNIDGSKLLQEFYKRANDNQLEIFIQTELPTLVGKANSQNGNRVIIDYKSGKLDYIP